CGGAAAAGACCGAGGTGTGTTCCCGAAAACTGTATGAGGCGATGGAGGTCCGATCATGGCAAGGTATTGGCGGTGGATAAATGAGTCGATTGAATCTTGGTTCGGGAATCTCAAAGTCCTTCACAAATTGATGATAGGGGTCGTGGTTGTCGGTGTCATGATGAGCCTTCTTGTCTTGATCGGGTTGAGCGGCATCGATCGCCTAAAAAGCGATATGGATTCCGCTTCCGTCCGGCCCATTTCGGCCCTCTCGCAGATTTCGATGAGCGGCAACAATTTGGCCCTGTATCAAAGCGTGTTGCCGGGCCTGGGTCGGCACACCAACAAGGCGGACTTTGACGACGCCGTCGGCAAGCTTGGCGAGTTAAAGCGGCAGACGTTCGCGCCACTGGACGTCTATGAAGCAGAGGTAAGCAGAGAGTCGGTCGCAGGAGCCGAAGACGGCAAACGTATAACCGTGCTCCGCCGGTCTCTCAACGACTATTTCGTCGCGGCCGAAGGGGCGATCGGAACGCTCGCCGACGGTTTCAACGAGTCACTGGAGGATGATGAGAGGCGGGCGATAAAAGACGTCGGCCTGCTCGCGATCTCCGGAGACGTTGCGGCGAAGCAGCGCAAGGTCACCGTGCAAATTCACGAGTTGATGATCAAGATTCGGGAATCGGCGAGGGAGGCGAACGAGAAAATACGGGCGGAGGCGGATGATTATGCCGATTCGCTGTTGATCGGATGGGCGTGCGCCCTCCTTCTGGGAAGCGGCGTCGGATATGTGTCGGCCCGCCGTGTCTCCCGAAACGTCGGGCGCATGGCCGACGTCGTCGGACAAGCCGTTGCGGGGAATCTGCAGGCCCGTGCTCGATCGGAAGGGTATGATGAATTGGGCCGTCTGGCCAAGACGCTCAACATCCTGTTGGAGCGGACAGCGTCGTTTGTGTCGGCCGAAGAAGACCGGGATCGGCTGCAGAAACGGCTGAAGCGGTTCCAAACGTTGATGGCGGAGGTTGTGAAGGGAGATTTGAGCAAACGAGGGGAGGTCACGCCCGACGTCGTGGGCGACGTCGCGCAAGAATTCAATCTCATGATTCAGAAATTTTCGCAATTGCTGCTGCACGTTCGCGAATCGGCGGAGCGGGTATCAAAATCGGCGGGCATCCTGCGGGACTATGGCGGTCGAACGTCGGAGACAGCCGGACATCGGAGCGAGGAGGCTCTCAAGGCGCTTGAGACGGTCGAACGGTTGGTGATGTCCATGCGACGGGTTTCTGAAATCGCAAGAGCTTCGTCTGAATCGGCACGAGAAGCGATTGAGGCCGTGGAGGAGGGGAGAATTGCCGCGGGAGATCCATCGCAAGGCTTTGAGGATATTCGTGATTTCGTCCGGCGCGCGACGGCGCAGATCAAGGCGCTCGACGATCGCTGTTCGAACATCGGGCATCTGGCGTCGACGATTCAAGAGGCGGCTGGCCGGACGACCCTTCTCGTGTTGAACGCGGCCATCGACGCCATCGGTGCGGGAGAGGCAGGCGACCGTTTTGCCGTCGTGGCCGATCAGGTGAAAAACCTGGCTCAAAGCTCGATGCGGGCCGCGCGAGACGTCGTGGATTTGGCGAAAGCCGTGCAAAACGAGGCGCGAAGCGTCGTCTCCGCCATGGAGCGAGAGATGGGCCTCATGGCGACCAGGAGACTTCCCGTGGCCCACACGAAAGACCCGTTCCACCACATTTCGGCGTTTGCGCAACGATCTCGCGATTTTGCCGGAACCATTGCCTCGGCCGTTGCGGAGCAAGCGTCTTCGATCGACGCGGTCGGCCGGTTCGTCAAAGACGTGATCGAGGAAGCCAACGCCGCGCAACTCGCAATGGACAGAGCGCGGGCCGCAGTGGAGGACGTAGATAAATCGGCGGAGAGTGTGACGGCTTCCGTCGCTCGATTCAGGCTGGCCTGATGAGCGGCGGCGCAGAGGGCGAGAATCGTGAGCGGCGTGGGTGAGCCGATGAGATCGGAAATGGAGCGGAGGAATCTCATCGGCGTGTTTGTCGAAGAAGCCTCGGACGCCCTTCGGGTTCTGGCCGAGGCGTTGAGCCCAAATGACGGGAGCGAGCCCGCTCCTCAGTCCATCCGCGCATGCGTCGTCGCGGCGCATCGAATCAAACAAGCCGCCGCTCTGTACGGATATGATGGAGTCGCCAGTCTCTGCGAACGATTGGAGGCGCTCTGTGAAAAAACGGCGACGGTTTCCGATCATGCGCGGTTTCAGGGGGTTCTTGTAACAAGGAAACTTGTGCAAGATATGGAGACGCTCGTTCAGGCGATTCTGAAGGGAGAGAAAGAGGACCGGAAGGTGATCGAAGAATGTCTGGCTTCCTCCGCAGCTTTCTTGAACGACCGGTCGAATTCGTCAGCGAATGAGGCGCCGGTCCAATCTCACGAAGGCGCGCCGGCGGTGACTCACGAGATTGATGCAGATCCGAACGGTTCAGGTCGCTACTTTCTCCCCGTGTTGGATAAAGAAGAGGCTTCGTACTTCTCGTTCGAAGTCGTGGAGCATTTGAGAGAATTGGAAGAGGGGCTTCTCCGATTGAGCGAGGAATCCGATGACCGAGAACTGATCGATCGCCTTTTCAGAACGGCCCATACACTCAAAGGCTCCGCCTATACGGTCGGTTTCCAGGCGATTGGCGATCTTGTCCATCGCCTTGAAGATTTTCTGGAGGCGGTCAGGTCAGGCGGTCGTTATGCCACGCCCGAACAGGTCCTGGTCCTGCTTCGCGCGATCGACGTTATTCGTGCGTTGAGCCGGAAAGATCCCAGAGAGCTTGAGGAGACAAAAAGACGGTTTCACACCGTCGCGTCGGAACTGCAATGCTTCGACCGAGATTTTGCTTTTGAACGAGCGCTGAAGCGGAATTCCACCGAAGCACCAAGTCCATTGGGACAGGCCGAAGATCCCGTCGTCGATCGAGCGCGGGCACGGGGATGGAACGATGCCGGAAAGAAAGAGAAGCCCAAAATCATCCGTATCGACTCTTCTCGCTTTGATCGGCTGATGAATCTGGTCGATGAACTCATGATCGGATGGGGTCGGTTGGATCGGCAACTGAGAAGGCTGGAAAGACTCGCCGATCGAACGTCGGGAGGCAAGGCGCAGAGGG
This sequence is a window from Candidatus Nitrospira inopinata. Protein-coding genes within it:
- a CDS encoding methyl-accepting chemotaxis protein: MARYWRWINESIESWFGNLKVLHKLMIGVVVVGVMMSLLVLIGLSGIDRLKSDMDSASVRPISALSQISMSGNNLALYQSVLPGLGRHTNKADFDDAVGKLGELKRQTFAPLDVYEAEVSRESVAGAEDGKRITVLRRSLNDYFVAAEGAIGTLADGFNESLEDDERRAIKDVGLLAISGDVAAKQRKVTVQIHELMIKIRESAREANEKIRAEADDYADSLLIGWACALLLGSGVGYVSARRVSRNVGRMADVVGQAVAGNLQARARSEGYDELGRLAKTLNILLERTASFVSAEEDRDRLQKRLKRFQTLMAEVVKGDLSKRGEVTPDVVGDVAQEFNLMIQKFSQLLLHVRESAERVSKSAGILRDYGGRTSETAGHRSEEALKALETVERLVMSMRRVSEIARASSESAREAIEAVEEGRIAAGDPSQGFEDIRDFVRRATAQIKALDDRCSNIGHLASTIQEAAGRTTLLVLNAAIDAIGAGEAGDRFAVVADQVKNLAQSSMRAARDVVDLAKAVQNEARSVVSAMEREMGLMATRRLPVAHTKDPFHHISAFAQRSRDFAGTIASAVAEQASSIDAVGRFVKDVIEEANAAQLAMDRARAAVEDVDKSAESVTASVARFRLA